From the Streptomyces sp. Sge12 genome, the window ATCGGCGTACTGCTGCTCGCCGGCAATGCCTCGGACGCCGTCGGCCGCCGTCCGGTGCTGCAGTCGGGCCTGGCCTTCTCGGCGCTCAGCGCCGTCTGCTTCCTGTGCGCCACCGGAGTGGGCTGGCTGTACGCGGGCCGGCTGCTGTCGGGACTGTCCGCCGGGCTGTTCACCGGGGCCGCCACGGCCTACGTGATGGAGCTGGCGCCCGCCGGCGGCGCCTCCAAGGCCACCTTCGTGGCGACGGCCGCCAACATGGGCGGGCTCGGCTGCGGCCCGCTGCTCGCCGGTGTGCTCGCGCAGTACGCCCCCTGGCCGCTGTACCTGGCGTTCACCGTGCACCTCGCGCTGGTGGCCGTGTCCGCCCTGGTCCTGCTGCGGCTGCCCGAGACCGTCCGGGACCGCACACCGCTGAGCACCGTACGGCCGCAGCGGCCCGGCCTGCCCCCGCAGGTGCGGTCGGTGTTCGCTCCCGCGGCGACCGCCTCGTTCGTGGGCTTCGCGCTGTTCGGGGTCTTCACCTCGGTCAGCCCCGCCTTCCTCGCGCAGTCCCTGGACGTGGACAACCACGCCGTGAGCGGGGCGATCGTCGCGCTGGCCTTCTTCGCCTCGACCGCCGGGCAACTGGCCGTCGACCGGGTCGGGGTCAGGCGGTCGCTGCCGCTGGGCTGCGCGGGGCTGCTCGCCGGGTTGGCGCTGCTCGCGGGCGCGCTGTGGTGGGACCTCCTGGCACTGATCGTCGCGAGCGCGTTGGTGGGCGGGGCCGGGCAGGGGCTGGCGTTCCGCGGGGCGCTGTCCACCGTGGCCGCGGCCTCTCCGCCGGATCAGCGCGCGGCGGTGATCTCGATGCTGTTCGTGGTGGCGTACGCGGGCATCTCGGTGCCGGTGATCGGTGTGGGGCTGCTGGTGGACCCGATCGGCCTGGAGGGCGCCGGGCTGGTGTTCATCGCCTGCATGGCCGTACTGGTCGGGGCCGCGGCCGGGTACCTGCTGCGCCGTCCGGCGCGGGCGCGTGCGTGATGCGCGCGGGTCACTCCTGCTGCCCGCCGCCGCTCAGCCGGTCCCCGAGGGGGCTGCGGCGGTAGAGGACCTGCCGTCCGTGGCGCGCCCGGGAGACCAGGCCGGTGGCGTACAGCACGCCCAGGTGCTGGGAGACGGCACTGGCGGTGACCCCGAGGCGCCGGGCGAGCTCGACCGTGGGCAGCGGCTCGTCGAGCA encodes:
- a CDS encoding MFS transporter; translation: MDGDRRRWRQCLLSGAVFAVCMAGTTLPTPLYGLYQEKFGFSELMVTVVYAVYAFGVIGVLLLAGNASDAVGRRPVLQSGLAFSALSAVCFLCATGVGWLYAGRLLSGLSAGLFTGAATAYVMELAPAGGASKATFVATAANMGGLGCGPLLAGVLAQYAPWPLYLAFTVHLALVAVSALVLLRLPETVRDRTPLSTVRPQRPGLPPQVRSVFAPAATASFVGFALFGVFTSVSPAFLAQSLDVDNHAVSGAIVALAFFASTAGQLAVDRVGVRRSLPLGCAGLLAGLALLAGALWWDLLALIVASALVGGAGQGLAFRGALSTVAAASPPDQRAAVISMLFVVAYAGISVPVIGVGLLVDPIGLEGAGLVFIACMAVLVGAAAGYLLRRPARARA